The nucleotide window GTCGCAGCCGGTCCAGTCGAGCTCGCCCATCTCGTAGGTCGACATGACGTCGATGGGGCCACGTCCGAGATCCAGCGCGTTGCCGTTGACCACCTTCACCTCGCCACCGAAGCGCCCGTGCACGCTGTCATAGCGCAGCAGGTGCGCCGAGGTCTCGATCGGACCGGTGGCGTTGATCTTGACCACCTGCACGTCGTTGCGCGCGCTCTCGGCGATATGGGCCAGCGTGCAGCGGCCGATGCGGCCGAAGCCGTTGATCCCGACGGTGACGGTCATGGGCGGGTCTCCTTGCAATGTCTCCGAAATCGCAGCCTGTATACGGACGTATGCCGAGTTTCCAACTCGAAAAACGCATTTATTGCAGCATGTTAGCGTTAAATATTCAGATTGCGCTAACAATTGCGTGCCGTTTGACCGAGCCGCGCGCAGGGTTGCGGTAACAGCGCAAGCGGTGGCTTTCTCCGCCTGCGGCCGTCGTCCCGCTTGAACCCGGACCGCCCCCGGCTACTCTTCCTTCGAACTGGATTTGGAGCAGGACATGAGCGGACTTCTGGCGCTTCTCGACGACGTGGCGGGCATCGCCAAGATCGCGGCGGCCTCGGTCGACGACATCTCGGCCAACGCGGCCAAGGCCGGCTCGAAGGCGGTCGGGGTGGTCGTGGACGACGCGGCGGTGACCCCGAAATACGTTCAGGGCTTCGAGCCGGCCCGGGAATTGCCGATCATCTGGCGCATCGCCCGGGGCTCGGTGTTCAACAAGATCGTCATCCTGCTGCCCGCCGCGTTGCTCATGGCGGCCTTCGCGCCGTGGCTGGTGCCGCCGTTGCTGATCCTCGGCGGCTCCTATCTCTGTTTCGAGGGGGCGGAGAAGATCGTGCATGTCCTCATGCCGCACGACGAGCATTCCGGAGGGCCCGATGGCAGCCATGACGTTGGCGATCCGGCGCACCTCGAAGAGAAGAAGGTCAAGGGCGCGATCAAGACAGACTTCATCCTGTCGGCCGAAATCATGACTCTGGCGCTGTCCACCATTGACGCGACCGAGGTCTGGATCCAGGCGGCCGTGCTTGCCCTTGTCGGTCTCGGGATCACCGCTCTGGTCTACGGCGCGGTGGCGGTCATCGTGAAGATGGACGACGTCGGGCTCTGGCTGACCCAGGTCGGTCGTCTCGGCGCCACGCGGGCGGTCGGACGCGGCATCGTCAAGGGCATGCCCTGGGTGATGAAGCTGCTCGCGTTCGTGGGAACCGCTGCGATGCTCTGGGTCGGCGGCTCGATCATCGTGCATTCGCTGGCGCAGATGGGATGGCCCCTGCCGGAAGAAACCATCCACCACTACGCCGAGGCCGTGGCGCACGGCGTGGGCGCCGATCTGCAGGCCGCGGCGCTGTGGATCGCGACCGCCGCGATGGACTTCGTGCTCGGCCTCGCATGGGGACTCGTGCTCGTGCCGGTCGTCACCAAGCTGGTGATGCCGCTCTTCGGCAAGGCTGGCGCACAGCACTGACGGCAAGCCGGGGCCGAACGCCGTAGGGTGGTTCGCAACCCACCACCACCCTCGAAAAAGAGAAAAGCGCGCCGGATGACCGGCGCGCTTTCTTCTTACATCATGATCTAACTGCTCAGAGCAGCGACTTGGCCTTCTCGACCACCGCCTCGGCGGTGATGCCGAACTTCTCGAACAGTTCTTCGGCCGG belongs to Salipiger profundus and includes:
- a CDS encoding DUF808 domain-containing protein: MSGLLALLDDVAGIAKIAAASVDDISANAAKAGSKAVGVVVDDAAVTPKYVQGFEPARELPIIWRIARGSVFNKIVILLPAALLMAAFAPWLVPPLLILGGSYLCFEGAEKIVHVLMPHDEHSGGPDGSHDVGDPAHLEEKKVKGAIKTDFILSAEIMTLALSTIDATEVWIQAAVLALVGLGITALVYGAVAVIVKMDDVGLWLTQVGRLGATRAVGRGIVKGMPWVMKLLAFVGTAAMLWVGGSIIVHSLAQMGWPLPEETIHHYAEAVAHGVGADLQAAALWIATAAMDFVLGLAWGLVLVPVVTKLVMPLFGKAGAQH